The following coding sequences are from one Streptomyces sp. NBC_00536 window:
- the sucD gene encoding succinate--CoA ligase subunit alpha — translation MAIFLNKDSKVIVQGMTGATGMKHTKLMLADGTNIVGGVNPRKAGTTVDFDGTEIPVFGSVAEAMEKTGANVSVLFVPPAFAKAAVVEAIDAEIPLAVVITEGIAVHDSAAFWSYASSKGNKTRIIGPNCPGLITPGQSNAGIIPGDITKPGRIGLVSKSGTLTYQMMYELRDLGFSSAVGIGGDPVIGTTHIDALEAFEADPDTDLIVMIGEIGGDAEERAADYIAKHVTKPVVGYVAGFTAPEGKTMGHAGAIVSGSSGTAQAKKEALEAAGVKVGKTPTETAKLAREILNATGA, via the coding sequence ATGGCTATCTTCCTCAACAAGGACAGCAAGGTCATCGTCCAGGGCATGACCGGTGCCACGGGCATGAAGCACACCAAGCTGATGCTGGCTGACGGCACCAACATCGTCGGCGGCGTGAACCCGCGCAAGGCGGGCACCACCGTCGACTTCGACGGCACCGAGATCCCGGTCTTCGGTTCCGTCGCCGAGGCGATGGAGAAGACGGGCGCCAACGTCTCCGTCCTCTTCGTCCCGCCGGCCTTCGCCAAGGCCGCCGTCGTCGAGGCCATCGACGCCGAGATCCCGCTGGCCGTCGTCATCACCGAGGGCATCGCGGTGCACGACTCCGCCGCCTTCTGGTCGTACGCGTCCAGCAAGGGCAACAAGACCCGGATCATCGGCCCGAACTGCCCCGGTCTCATCACGCCGGGCCAGTCCAACGCCGGCATCATCCCGGGCGACATCACCAAGCCCGGCCGCATCGGTCTCGTGTCCAAGTCCGGCACGCTGACCTACCAGATGATGTACGAGCTGCGCGACCTCGGCTTCTCGTCCGCCGTCGGCATCGGTGGCGACCCGGTCATCGGCACCACGCACATCGACGCCCTCGAAGCGTTCGAGGCCGACCCCGACACCGACCTGATCGTCATGATCGGTGAGATCGGCGGCGACGCCGAGGAGCGTGCGGCGGACTACATCGCCAAGCACGTCACCAAGCCGGTCGTCGGTTACGTCGCGGGCTTCACCGCCCCCGAGGGCAAGACCATGGGCCACGCCGGCGCCATCGTCTCCGGCTCCTCCGGCACCGCGCAGGCCAAGAAGGAGGCCCTTGAGGCCGCCGGCGTCAAGGTCGGCAAGACGCCGACCGAGACGGCGAAGCTGGCGCGCGAGATCCTGAACGCCACGGGCGCCTGA
- a CDS encoding cell division protein PerM — translation MTQVTERGTSLPTAPRSGGRRRSPAAAACVLGGAVAAGLGLGCVAVLVIVLWISSPYPDSGPAGALHVAAGLWLLAHGTDLIRYDTLSGVPAPVGITPLLLLGLPILLMRRAARLATDDGDGAAGGEVLSAGTVFAAVLCGYLAVGAGATVYAARGPVPADPLSAAWHVPLVAVVSAAAGVWAARGRPGVRWPSWVPRGVRRGFARPRYALALRAGSAGALVLVGGGALLLAASLAWHGAEVQTSFLSLTGVWSGRFAVLLVALALVPNAAVWGAAYALGPGFAVGTGATATPLGFAGSPAMPGFPLLAGLPPEGPGSPLTWAVGAVPVAAGLLVGWFAVRRAREVSYGETALTAALGGVVCGLLLGGLAAMAGGPMGSRELADFGPVWWATGAAAAGWTLGLAVPVALGVHGWRERPVRVAARAARKDAGGWHDSGVRELRWAALRKAAGTLVPDFPPPWAGGADRAPGVVPPAPAPVPVAPAPVVVPAPGPGPVASAPVPGALVSGAGPVPGVAAAPGAVLVPSAPVPGAGPVPWVAPLPGASVSGVASASGPGPAPSAPVPGVVPLPVGPASGGGPASGSGPGASSGTDPVPVAPVPGSGQGGGSLGDDGAVSGLRGAAVVPASGPGPGALSPGVAGARVMTKREPGGEG, via the coding sequence GTGACCCAAGTGACCGAACGCGGGACGTCCTTGCCGACGGCGCCGCGGTCCGGCGGACGGCGCCGTTCTCCGGCGGCCGCCGCGTGTGTGCTGGGCGGAGCCGTGGCCGCCGGACTGGGGCTCGGCTGCGTCGCCGTCCTCGTCATCGTGCTGTGGATCAGCTCGCCCTACCCCGACAGCGGGCCCGCCGGGGCGCTGCACGTGGCGGCCGGGCTGTGGCTGCTCGCCCACGGAACCGACCTGATCAGGTACGACACGCTGTCGGGGGTGCCCGCACCGGTGGGGATCACCCCCCTGCTGCTGCTCGGCCTGCCCATCCTCCTCATGCGGCGGGCGGCCCGGCTCGCGACCGACGACGGTGACGGAGCGGCCGGGGGCGAGGTGCTCTCCGCCGGGACCGTCTTCGCCGCGGTGCTCTGCGGCTATCTGGCCGTCGGGGCGGGCGCGACCGTGTACGCCGCCCGCGGGCCGGTGCCGGCCGATCCGCTCAGCGCGGCCTGGCACGTACCGCTGGTCGCGGTGGTCTCGGCCGCCGCCGGAGTCTGGGCCGCCCGGGGCCGCCCCGGCGTGCGCTGGCCGTCCTGGGTGCCGAGGGGCGTACGGAGGGGCTTCGCGCGCCCCCGGTACGCGCTGGCGCTGCGGGCCGGGAGCGCGGGGGCGCTCGTTCTCGTCGGCGGGGGCGCACTGCTGCTCGCGGCCTCCCTCGCCTGGCACGGCGCGGAGGTGCAGACGTCGTTCCTGTCGCTGACCGGGGTGTGGTCGGGCCGGTTCGCGGTGCTGCTGGTGGCGCTGGCGCTGGTGCCGAACGCGGCGGTGTGGGGCGCGGCCTACGCGCTCGGCCCCGGCTTCGCCGTGGGCACCGGCGCGACCGCGACCCCGCTCGGCTTCGCGGGATCCCCGGCGATGCCCGGGTTCCCGCTGCTCGCGGGGCTCCCGCCCGAAGGGCCCGGCTCGCCGCTGACCTGGGCGGTCGGTGCGGTGCCGGTGGCGGCGGGGCTGCTGGTCGGATGGTTCGCGGTGCGGCGGGCGCGGGAGGTCTCCTACGGGGAGACCGCGCTGACCGCGGCGCTGGGCGGGGTGGTGTGCGGGCTGCTGCTCGGCGGGCTCGCGGCGATGGCCGGAGGGCCGATGGGCTCGCGGGAACTGGCCGACTTCGGGCCGGTGTGGTGGGCGACCGGAGCGGCGGCGGCCGGGTGGACGCTGGGGCTGGCGGTACCGGTGGCGTTGGGGGTGCACGGGTGGCGGGAGCGGCCCGTGCGGGTCGCTGCGCGGGCGGCGCGGAAGGATGCGGGCGGCTGGCACGACAGCGGCGTACGGGAACTCCGCTGGGCGGCCCTCCGCAAGGCCGCCGGCACCCTCGTCCCGGACTTCCCGCCGCCCTGGGCGGGCGGGGCGGACCGGGCGCCGGGGGTGGTTCCGCCGGCCCCGGCGCCGGTGCCGGTGGCTCCGGCTCCCGTGGTGGTCCCGGCTCCCGGGCCGGGCCCGGTGGCGTCGGCCCCGGTGCCTGGGGCACTGGTGTCCGGGGCTGGTCCGGTGCCCGGGGTGGCTGCGGCTCCCGGGGCGGTCCTGGTGCCGTCGGCCCCGGTGCCTGGGGCTGGTCCGGTGCCCTGGGTGGCCCCGCTGCCTGGGGCCTCGGTGTCCGGGGTGGCCTCGGCTTCCGGGCCGGGTCCGGCGCCGTCTGCCCCGGTGCCCGGGGTGGTTCCGCTGCCCGTGGGCCCGGCTTCCGGGGGTGGTCCGGCCTCGGGGTCTGGGCCGGGCGCGTCCTCCGGGACGGATCCGGTTCCGGTGGCGCCGGTGCCCGGGTCGGGCCAGGGGGGTGGGTCGCTCGGCGACGACGGTGCTGTGTCGGGCCTGCGGGGGGCGGCGGTCGTGCCCGCCTCCGGTCCGGGGCCGGGGGCCCTGTCGCCTGGAGTGGCGGGGGCTCGGGTCATGACGAAGCGGGAGCCGGGGGGCGAGGGGTAG
- the sucC gene encoding ADP-forming succinate--CoA ligase subunit beta, giving the protein MDLFEYQARDLFAKHGVPVLAGEVIDTPEAAREATERMGGKSVVKAQVKVGGRGKAGGVKLAATPDEAVARATDILGMDIKGHTVHKVMIAETAPEIAEEYYVSYLLDRTNRTFLAMASVQGGVEIEVVAEENPDALAKVPVNANEGVTIEKAREIVAQAKFPAEVAEQVAEILVTLWKTFIEEDALLVEVNPLAKVADGRVIALDGKVSLDENAEFRQPHHEAFVDHASANPLEAAAKAKNLNYVKLDGEVGIIGNGAGLVMSTLDVVAYAGENHGGVKPANFLDIGGGASAEVMANGLEIILGDPDVKSVFVNVFGGITACDEVANGIVQALALLESKGEAVTKPLVVRLDGNNAELGRKILSDANHPLVQRVDTMDGAADKAAELAAAK; this is encoded by the coding sequence GTGGACCTGTTCGAGTACCAGGCGAGGGACCTCTTCGCCAAGCACGGTGTACCGGTGCTGGCCGGTGAAGTGATCGACACGCCTGAGGCAGCCCGCGAGGCGACCGAGCGCATGGGCGGCAAGTCCGTCGTCAAGGCGCAGGTCAAGGTCGGCGGACGTGGCAAGGCCGGTGGCGTCAAGCTCGCCGCGACCCCGGACGAGGCCGTCGCTCGCGCGACGGACATCCTCGGCATGGACATCAAGGGCCACACGGTCCACAAGGTGATGATCGCCGAGACCGCCCCCGAGATCGCCGAGGAGTACTACGTCTCGTACCTCCTCGACCGGACCAACCGCACCTTCCTGGCCATGGCCTCGGTGCAGGGCGGTGTGGAGATCGAGGTCGTCGCCGAGGAGAACCCCGACGCCCTCGCGAAGGTCCCGGTCAACGCCAACGAAGGCGTGACCATCGAGAAGGCCCGCGAGATCGTCGCCCAGGCGAAGTTCCCGGCCGAGGTCGCCGAGCAGGTCGCCGAGATCCTGGTGACCCTGTGGAAGACCTTCATCGAAGAGGACGCCCTCCTCGTCGAGGTCAACCCGCTCGCGAAGGTGGCCGACGGCCGCGTCATCGCGCTCGACGGCAAGGTGTCGCTCGACGAGAACGCCGAGTTCCGTCAGCCGCACCACGAGGCGTTCGTGGACCACGCGTCCGCGAACCCGCTCGAGGCGGCCGCCAAGGCCAAGAACCTCAACTACGTCAAGCTCGACGGTGAGGTCGGCATCATCGGCAACGGCGCGGGTCTCGTCATGAGCACCCTCGACGTCGTCGCCTACGCCGGTGAGAACCACGGTGGCGTCAAGCCGGCCAACTTCCTCGACATCGGCGGCGGCGCGTCCGCCGAGGTGATGGCGAACGGCCTCGAGATCATCCTCGGCGACCCGGACGTCAAGTCCGTCTTCGTCAACGTCTTCGGTGGCATCACCGCCTGTGACGAGGTCGCCAACGGCATCGTCCAGGCCCTGGCCCTGCTGGAGAGCAAGGGCGAGGCGGTCACCAAGCCGCTGGTCGTCCGCCTCGACGGCAACAACGCCGAGCTGGGTCGCAAGATCCTCTCGGACGCCAACCACCCGCTGGTCCAGCGCGTGGACACCATGGACGGCGCGGCCGACAAGGCCGCCGAGCTCGCGGCTGCGAAGTAA
- a CDS encoding helix-turn-helix domain-containing protein translates to MTQSIETTSELGLPSPKERRRLREAAELTHDEIATALGVTPSTVRSWETGRTAPRGRKREAYVKLLTGADDRTDTPEPAPEPEPASTPEPAPATGAAVDPVPDSAPAATAPAAEAAPPDPVTEAAPEDRPAPAPLAPAEAFDALYAYAAPALVRQTYLLTGRRALARTSVERAFHQAWRLWPEVATDPDPVGWVRAAAYEYALSPWHRFSRAHKHPDKPPAEPADLILMDAMLALPPAHRRTVLLYDGIGLDLPDTAAETEASTPTAGNRLVNAHAELAHRLPELVDTAPGKQSALLRERLGSLTPAVSLVPRPAADVRRSCEHRNRFWTRAVVGLTAAIAAATAYTAVTAPTRYEPPNAPGAAVAGVPAPHNGPPRLSEESRQLHEKLRSEPAAGPHRLHPKGE, encoded by the coding sequence ATGACACAAAGCATCGAGACGACCTCGGAGCTGGGCCTTCCCTCCCCGAAGGAGCGCCGCAGACTGCGCGAGGCGGCCGAGCTGACCCATGACGAGATCGCCACCGCCCTCGGGGTGACCCCCTCCACGGTCCGTTCCTGGGAAACCGGCCGCACAGCCCCCCGGGGCCGCAAGCGCGAGGCCTACGTCAAGCTGCTGACCGGCGCGGACGACCGTACGGACACCCCCGAGCCCGCACCCGAGCCCGAGCCCGCTTCCACACCCGAGCCCGCGCCCGCGACCGGCGCCGCGGTCGACCCGGTGCCCGATTCCGCGCCCGCCGCCACCGCGCCCGCCGCCGAGGCCGCACCGCCCGACCCGGTCACCGAGGCCGCCCCCGAGGACCGCCCGGCCCCCGCGCCCCTCGCCCCCGCCGAAGCCTTCGACGCGCTCTACGCCTACGCCGCACCCGCCCTCGTACGGCAGACGTACCTGCTCACCGGCCGCCGCGCCCTCGCCCGCACCTCCGTCGAGCGCGCCTTCCACCAGGCCTGGCGGCTCTGGCCCGAGGTCGCCACCGACCCGGACCCGGTCGGGTGGGTGCGCGCGGCGGCGTACGAGTACGCGCTCTCCCCCTGGCACCGGTTCAGCCGGGCGCACAAGCACCCCGACAAGCCCCCGGCCGAGCCCGCCGACCTCATCCTCATGGACGCGATGCTCGCGCTGCCCCCCGCCCACCGGCGCACCGTGCTGCTCTACGACGGCATCGGCCTCGACCTCCCGGACACCGCCGCCGAGACCGAGGCCAGCACGCCGACCGCCGGGAACCGGCTGGTCAACGCCCATGCCGAGCTGGCCCACCGGCTGCCCGAGCTGGTCGACACAGCGCCCGGGAAGCAGTCGGCGCTGCTGCGCGAGCGGCTCGGCTCGCTCACACCCGCCGTGTCGCTCGTACCGCGCCCGGCGGCGGACGTCCGCCGCAGCTGTGAGCACCGCAACCGCTTCTGGACCCGCGCGGTCGTCGGGCTGACGGCGGCGATCGCGGCGGCGACCGCCTACACGGCCGTGACGGCCCCGACGCGGTACGAGCCCCCGAACGCTCCCGGCGCCGCCGTCGCCGGGGTGCCCGCGCCGCACAACGGTCCGCCGCGGCTCAGCGAGGAGAGCAGGCAGCTGCACGAGAAGCTCCGCTCGGAACCGGCCGCCGGACCGCACCGGCTGCACCCGAAGGGCGAGTAG